In the Leptotrichia sp. oral taxon 212 genome, one interval contains:
- a CDS encoding ABC transporter ATP-binding protein: MKEIAISVENVEKSFKIYKDKGFTLKERILFFKSRNAYVKNNILRGISFDIEKGDILGIVGKNGSGKSTLLKLITKIIYPDSGSIKINGKVSSLIELGAGFHPDMTGRENIYINASIYGLTKKEIDSKLDTIIKFSELEEFIDSPIRTYSSGMYMRLAFSVAINVEAEILLIDEILSVGDANFQAKCFRKMQELKDSGITIVIVSHDLHTMEKLCNKVIWIESGKIKRSGIPNEVLKEYIEYTTES, from the coding sequence ATGAAGGAAATAGCTATAAGTGTAGAGAATGTAGAAAAGAGTTTTAAGATTTATAAGGATAAAGGATTTACATTAAAAGAAAGAATATTATTTTTTAAGAGTAGAAATGCATATGTTAAAAATAATATTCTTAGAGGAATATCTTTTGATATAGAAAAAGGAGATATTTTAGGTATAGTTGGAAAAAATGGTTCTGGAAAAAGTACATTATTAAAATTAATTACAAAAATTATATATCCAGATTCAGGAAGTATAAAAATAAATGGAAAAGTATCCAGTTTAATAGAACTTGGAGCAGGATTTCATCCAGATATGACTGGTAGAGAAAATATTTATATAAATGCTTCTATATATGGATTAACCAAAAAGGAGATTGATTCTAAGCTGGATACAATCATTAAATTTTCAGAATTAGAAGAATTTATAGATAGCCCAATTAGGACATATTCTTCTGGAATGTATATGAGGCTAGCTTTTTCAGTTGCAATTAATGTAGAAGCGGAGATACTTTTAATAGATGAGATATTATCAGTAGGAGATGCCAATTTTCAGGCAAAATGTTTTAGGAAAATGCAGGAATTAAAGGACAGCGGAATTACTATAGTTATAGTATCCCATGATTTACATACAATGGAAAAGTTATGTAATAAAGTAATCTGGATAGAATCAGGTAAAATAAAAAGAAGCGGAATTCCCAATGAAGTATTGAAAGAATATATAGAATATACTACAGAAAGCTAA
- a CDS encoding ABC transporter permease, whose protein sequence is MKILKEIYNYRQMIYSLVNKELKVRYKGSILGFFWTFLNPLLQLIVYTIVFSVILKSSIKNFHIYLFVGLVPWIFFTTCIQAGSVSVVANKDLVKKIYFPRIVLPIATVNAAFMNMVYTMIVVILTVSFSEVGLSWYVLLLPVIMILQYIMVLGITFIFAALNVFFRDLEYILNIVIMAWFYATPIVYSIDMVPAEYKGIFLMNPMTSIIIFYREILYYKKLPDFSFFGSAVLYSIIMIFVGYLVFQKLQKSFAEEL, encoded by the coding sequence ATGAAAATATTGAAAGAAATATACAATTATAGGCAGATGATTTATAGTTTAGTTAATAAAGAGCTCAAAGTAAGATATAAAGGATCTATTTTAGGTTTTTTCTGGACATTTTTAAATCCATTATTACAATTGATAGTTTATACAATAGTATTTTCTGTTATTTTAAAATCCAGTATAAAAAATTTCCATATTTATTTATTTGTAGGACTTGTTCCATGGATTTTTTTTACAACATGTATTCAGGCGGGATCTGTCAGTGTAGTAGCTAATAAGGATTTAGTCAAGAAAATTTATTTTCCTCGAATAGTATTACCTATAGCTACTGTAAATGCCGCATTTATGAATATGGTTTATACAATGATAGTAGTTATCCTAACAGTATCTTTTAGTGAAGTTGGATTAAGCTGGTATGTTTTATTGTTACCAGTTATCATGATTTTACAGTATATAATGGTATTAGGTATTACATTTATATTTGCAGCATTAAATGTATTCTTTAGAGACTTGGAGTATATTTTGAATATAGTTATAATGGCCTGGTTTTATGCAACACCGATTGTTTATTCAATAGATATGGTTCCTGCAGAATATAAAGGAATATTTTTAATGAATCCTATGACAAGTATTATAATATTTTATAGAGAAATATTATATTATAAAAAATTACCAGATTTTTCATTTTTTGGAAGCGCTGTACTATACAGTATAATTATGATATTTGTTGGATATCTTGTTTTTCAAAAATTGCAAAAAAGCTTTGCGGAGGAACTATAA
- a CDS encoding acyltransferase family protein, whose protein sequence is MKKELNAINSLRFIFIFLIFIHHFDVFKLYNNKLFLENWIFEAFIGVQFFFILSGFVCSYGYKSKIITNKVLKEEFLIKRVKKIYPIYMITMLLSIIIYKISLQDVLSSVIPFLFLVQSFVPLDGFAFKFNGVAWCISNLFFFYIIFLYFLKLPLRKLLWSYVIFMLAIITIIIKFNITEELGTWFYYVNPVFRFIDFFSGVLLYEIYLRIQQYITRKKATILEFISILMLLIFMYIGISKIPLIYRWDIYYIFPISFLILVFSFDKGFISKILNNSLLKN, encoded by the coding sequence TTGAAAAAAGAATTGAACGCAATAAATTCTTTAAGATTTATATTTATATTTTTGATATTTATTCATCATTTTGATGTATTCAAACTATATAATAATAAGCTTTTTTTAGAAAATTGGATTTTTGAAGCTTTTATAGGTGTTCAATTTTTCTTTATTTTATCTGGCTTTGTTTGTTCATATGGGTATAAAAGTAAGATAATAACAAATAAAGTTTTAAAGGAAGAGTTTTTGATAAAAAGAGTAAAAAAAATTTATCCTATATATATGATTACGATGCTATTATCAATAATTATTTATAAAATATCATTACAAGATGTTCTATCATCAGTAATTCCATTTCTATTTTTAGTACAGAGTTTTGTTCCTTTAGATGGTTTTGCTTTTAAGTTTAATGGTGTGGCATGGTGTATTTCAAATTTATTTTTTTTCTATATTATATTTCTATATTTTCTAAAACTTCCTCTAAGAAAATTGTTATGGAGTTATGTAATATTCATGCTAGCTATAATAACAATAATTATAAAGTTTAACATAACAGAAGAATTAGGAACATGGTTTTATTATGTAAATCCTGTTTTTCGTTTTATAGATTTTTTTAGTGGTGTATTGCTTTATGAAATTTATTTAAGAATACAACAATATATAACAAGAAAAAAAGCAACTATTTTAGAATTTATTAGTATACTAATGTTACTTATTTTTATGTATATCGGAATTAGTAAAATTCCATTAATTTATAGATGGGATATATACTATATATTTCCAATTTCCTTTTTAATTTTAGTTTTTAGTTTTGATAAAGGTTTTATTTCAAAAATTTTAAATAATTCTTTATTAAAAAATTAG